The following coding sequences are from one Hymenobacter sp. DG25A window:
- the lepB gene encoding signal peptidase I translates to MAVKFWEKNPATETTHKKPKSVAREWGDAILFAVVAATLIRWATFEAYTIPTPSMENSLLVGDYLFVSKLHYGPRTPQTPLQVPLTHQTIWGTNIPSFSDAIQLTSHRLPGFSEVKRNDVVVFNVPFEKQYPADLRTNYIKRCIGIAGDQIEVRQSQVYINGKPAQNPPKLQTSYELATDAPIRDDIFREHSVVDYDHMGIPQPLFQGDTAFYTVHLTNEAAAFLREQPYVKRLTEQRLPAGIPDPSVFPNTVDFPSPTPLSATTRPWNADNYGPLQIPKEGQTVTITPENAGIYFKIIAQYEHNSGVTWQDDTIYQNGKPVTQYTFKQNYYFMMGDNRHNSQDSRYWGFVPADHIVGKAVLIWLSVDPFAPNFFSKIRWSRLFHLID, encoded by the coding sequence ATGGCCGTAAAATTCTGGGAGAAAAATCCCGCGACGGAGACCACCCACAAAAAACCCAAAAGCGTTGCGCGCGAGTGGGGTGATGCTATCCTGTTTGCGGTAGTAGCAGCTACCCTGATTCGTTGGGCCACCTTCGAGGCGTATACCATTCCGACGCCCTCCATGGAAAACTCCCTGCTGGTAGGCGACTACCTGTTTGTGAGCAAGCTGCACTACGGCCCCCGCACGCCCCAAACGCCGCTGCAGGTACCCCTCACGCACCAAACCATCTGGGGCACCAATATTCCCAGCTTTTCCGACGCCATTCAGCTTACCTCCCACCGCCTGCCGGGGTTTTCCGAGGTGAAGCGCAATGACGTGGTAGTGTTTAACGTGCCGTTTGAGAAGCAGTACCCCGCCGACCTGCGCACCAATTACATTAAACGCTGCATTGGCATAGCCGGCGACCAGATTGAGGTGCGCCAGAGCCAGGTTTATATCAACGGCAAGCCCGCCCAGAACCCGCCCAAGCTGCAAACCAGCTACGAGCTGGCTACCGACGCTCCTATCCGGGATGATATCTTCCGCGAGCATAGCGTGGTGGACTACGACCATATGGGCATTCCGCAGCCGCTGTTTCAGGGCGATACGGCCTTTTACACGGTGCACCTCACCAATGAAGCCGCGGCTTTCCTGCGGGAGCAGCCCTACGTGAAGCGCCTCACGGAGCAGCGCCTGCCCGCCGGCATTCCCGACCCCAGCGTATTCCCCAACACCGTAGACTTTCCCTCACCCACTCCGCTAAGCGCCACTACCCGCCCCTGGAATGCCGATAACTATGGCCCGCTCCAGATTCCGAAGGAAGGCCAGACGGTAACTATTACGCCCGAAAACGCAGGGATTTATTTTAAAATCATTGCCCAGTACGAGCATAACAGCGGCGTAACCTGGCAGGACGATACCATCTACCAGAATGGTAAGCCCGTTACGCAGTACACGTTCAAGCAGAACTACTACTTCATGATGGGCGACAACCGCCACAACTCCCAAGACTCCCGCTATTGGGGCTTTGTACCCGCCGACCATATTGTGGGCAAAGCAGTACTCATCTGGCTGTCGGTAGACCCCTTCGCACCCAACTTCTTCAGCAAAATCCGGTGGAGCCGCCTGTTCCATCTGATTGACTAA
- the dapB gene encoding 4-hydroxy-tetrahydrodipicolinate reductase: MNILLIGYGKMGHALEAQAIARGHRIAGIIDPSRPESRITDFTPATVDVAIEFTHPDSAFLNVSTALRQGIPVVCGSTGWLHHFEEVRELCQEADGSLFYASNFSVGVNLFFHFNEYIAAKMHQFGGYDVQVKEIHHVHKVDQPSGTALTTAEGILRHFPTKTHWRNETTANEQELAIVSEREGEVVGTHIVTYTSALDTIELKHEAHSRDAFAQGALLAAEWLPGHQGVFGMKDLLGL, translated from the coding sequence ATGAATATTCTGCTGATTGGCTATGGTAAAATGGGTCATGCCTTGGAAGCACAGGCCATAGCCCGGGGTCATCGTATTGCCGGCATTATAGATCCATCTAGGCCGGAAAGCCGCATTACCGATTTCACGCCGGCTACCGTTGACGTGGCTATTGAGTTTACCCACCCGGACTCCGCCTTTCTGAACGTATCCACGGCCCTGCGCCAGGGCATTCCGGTGGTGTGCGGCTCCACGGGCTGGCTGCACCACTTTGAAGAAGTTCGTGAGCTGTGCCAGGAAGCTGATGGCTCGCTTTTTTACGCCTCCAACTTCAGCGTGGGCGTGAATCTGTTCTTTCACTTCAACGAGTACATAGCTGCTAAAATGCATCAGTTTGGCGGCTACGATGTGCAGGTGAAGGAAATTCACCACGTGCACAAAGTAGACCAGCCCAGCGGCACGGCCCTCACCACCGCCGAAGGCATTCTGCGCCACTTCCCTACTAAAACCCATTGGCGCAACGAAACTACCGCCAATGAGCAGGAACTGGCTATTGTCTCCGAGCGCGAAGGCGAAGTAGTGGGCACGCACATTGTAACCTATACTTCCGCCCTCGATACCATTGAGCTGAAGCATGAAGCCCACAGCCGGGATGCCTTTGCCCAAGGGGCTTTGCTGGCCGCCGAATGGCTGCCCGGCCACCAAGGCGTATTCGGGATGAAAGACCTGCTGGGCCTGTAA
- a CDS encoding DUF5683 domain-containing protein, with protein MNILLNGYRTKEGLRKAQGNAWTGNALQGRLRAILLALLPALLLTGSVQAQTVVTAGPDSVQVSTPPTAPDTTRRTERLLGWHVTRPKKAAILSAVLPGAGQIYNRKYWKLPLVYGAIGGTLAVEIFYQRRYKEYSRGYRARIDGDSLTTDDGPRSGLEPTDDAAKAGLVFYRARRDTWIAYTAVAYTLNIVDALVDAHLHDFDISDDLSLHWEPSVLRVPTSGLTPGVAFSFQLKSKR; from the coding sequence ATGAATATTCTGCTGAATGGATACAGAACTAAGGAAGGCTTGCGGAAAGCTCAGGGCAATGCCTGGACAGGTAACGCCCTGCAAGGCCGCCTGCGGGCTATACTGCTGGCTTTATTGCCAGCCCTGCTGCTGACCGGTTCAGTACAGGCGCAAACCGTGGTTACCGCCGGGCCGGACTCGGTGCAAGTAAGCACCCCGCCTACTGCGCCGGACACCACGCGCCGCACCGAGCGGCTGTTGGGCTGGCACGTGACGCGGCCGAAGAAAGCGGCCATTTTATCCGCCGTTCTACCCGGCGCCGGTCAGATTTATAACCGCAAATACTGGAAGTTGCCGTTGGTATACGGGGCCATAGGCGGCACGCTGGCGGTGGAAATTTTCTATCAGCGCCGCTATAAAGAGTACTCCCGCGGCTATCGGGCCCGTATTGATGGCGACTCGCTTACCACTGATGACGGCCCCCGCTCTGGCCTGGAGCCCACGGACGATGCTGCCAAAGCGGGCCTGGTTTTCTACCGTGCCCGCCGGGATACCTGGATTGCTTATACGGCTGTAGCTTATACCTTAAACATTGTGGACGCGCTGGTGGATGCCCACCTGCACGACTTTGATATCAGCGACGACCTGAGCTTGCACTGGGAGCCCAGCGTGTTGCGGGTGCCCACTTCCGGCCTAACCCCCGGCGTTGCTTTTTCTTTTCAATTGAAATCTAAGCGTTGA
- a CDS encoding DUF5683 domain-containing protein has product MHNGLRHILLTSLPVLLLAGQGWAQAFTAGSLVSDSTRRTERLLGWSVTRPKKAAILSAVLPGAGQIYNRKYWKLPLVYGAIGGAIIGEMHAQRLYKEYARGYEARMDGNPRTIDQGEHSGKELSDANVHTTLSSLRTSRDQWIGGIALAYTLNIVDALVDAHLYDFDVSNDLSLHWQPSVLQLPAAAPTPAIAFSFHLKSNR; this is encoded by the coding sequence ATGCATAACGGGCTGCGTCATATCCTTCTGACTTCATTGCCAGTCTTGCTGCTGGCCGGTCAGGGATGGGCGCAGGCCTTTACCGCCGGTTCTTTAGTGTCTGATTCTACCCGCCGTACCGAGCGGTTGCTGGGCTGGTCGGTAACGCGGCCAAAGAAAGCCGCTATTCTCTCGGCCGTGCTCCCGGGTGCCGGGCAGATCTATAACCGTAAATACTGGAAGCTGCCGCTGGTATACGGGGCTATTGGGGGTGCTATTATCGGAGAAATGCATGCCCAGCGCCTCTACAAAGAGTATGCGCGGGGCTATGAAGCCCGGATGGATGGCAACCCCAGAACCATTGACCAAGGAGAGCACTCCGGGAAGGAACTCTCGGATGCCAACGTACATACCACGCTAAGTTCCCTGCGAACCTCCCGCGACCAGTGGATAGGCGGCATTGCGCTGGCCTACACCCTAAACATTGTGGACGCACTGGTAGATGCCCACCTGTACGACTTCGACGTTAGTAACGACCTGAGCCTGCACTGGCAGCCCAGTGTGCTTCAGTTACCCGCTGCAGCTCCTACGCCCGCTATTGCTTTTTCTTTTCATCTGAAATCCAACCGTTGA
- a CDS encoding ParB/RepB/Spo0J family partition protein: MSEKPEEKSTPAATPKRKIGGLGRGLNALIEGSYEKKSDRLVSHPVNSVGFIPVAHIEANPYQPRTHFDQEALQELAESIRIQGIIQPVTVRQTGTNAYQLISGERRLQASKLAGLDTIPAYIRKADDQQMLEMALIENIQRENLNAIEIALSYQRLVSECNLKQEELGDRVGKNRSTVTNYLRLLKLPPDIQVGLRDAVISMGHARALISIEDAEQQLALFHRIVAEELSVRRVEQLVRTGAGLPKPADAPSAQQVQETNVQVPVAELRRTERHLSERFGSRVMVKPGPQGRGEIKIAFDSVEDMQRILHILQPA; this comes from the coding sequence ATGTCAGAGAAACCCGAAGAGAAATCTACGCCAGCGGCGACACCCAAGCGTAAAATAGGTGGTCTGGGCCGGGGGCTTAATGCCCTGATTGAAGGCAGCTACGAGAAAAAGAGTGACCGGCTCGTGTCGCACCCCGTCAACTCGGTGGGCTTCATTCCGGTGGCGCACATCGAAGCCAACCCCTATCAGCCCCGCACCCACTTCGATCAGGAAGCGCTGCAGGAGCTAGCCGAAAGCATCCGGATTCAGGGTATCATTCAGCCCGTAACGGTACGCCAGACGGGCACCAACGCCTACCAGCTCATCAGCGGGGAGCGGCGCTTGCAGGCGTCCAAGCTGGCTGGCCTGGATACCATTCCCGCCTACATCCGCAAGGCCGATGACCAGCAGATGCTGGAAATGGCCCTGATTGAGAACATTCAGCGCGAGAATCTTAACGCCATTGAAATTGCCCTCAGCTACCAGCGCCTGGTGAGCGAGTGCAACCTGAAGCAGGAAGAGCTGGGCGACCGGGTAGGCAAAAACCGCTCTACGGTAACCAACTACCTGCGCCTGCTCAAGCTGCCGCCCGATATCCAGGTAGGCCTGCGCGATGCGGTAATCAGCATGGGCCACGCCCGCGCCCTTATCAGCATTGAGGATGCCGAGCAGCAGCTGGCTTTGTTCCACCGCATTGTAGCCGAGGAGCTGTCGGTGCGCCGGGTAGAGCAGCTGGTGCGTACCGGGGCTGGCCTGCCCAAGCCCGCCGACGCACCCAGTGCCCAGCAGGTACAGGAAACCAACGTGCAGGTACCCGTGGCAGAGCTACGCCGTACCGAGCGCCACCTCTCGGAGCGTTTTGGCAGCCGTGTGATGGTGAAGCCCGGACCGCAGGGCCGCGGCGAAATCAAAATTGCTTTCGACTCCGTGGAGGACATGCAGCGTATTCTGCATATTCTACAACCCGCGTAA